One Candidatus Lokiarchaeota archaeon DNA segment encodes these proteins:
- a CDS encoding nitroreductase family protein, whose protein sequence is MNNNPSCEFYSVLEGRRSIRKLSGEVSQEQIEKLVHAAGMAPSAHNAQPWRFVCIRNKGKKESLLDRMAEAWRTDLVDDGFSEEEASEVVQEKQKKITQAPCLLLVCLTMEDMDSYSDPERHSAEYMMAVQSTAAAIENFLLAAKAEGLGGCWLCAPLFSRELVKRTLNLPVQFEPQAFIIIGKPDENPEPPKRKSVDEILRFV, encoded by the coding sequence ATGAACAACAACCCTTCATGCGAATTCTACTCAGTCTTGGAAGGCCGAAGAAGCATACGGAAGCTATCGGGAGAGGTTTCTCAAGAACAAATAGAGAAGCTAGTTCATGCAGCAGGGATGGCTCCATCTGCTCACAATGCGCAACCATGGCGCTTCGTTTGCATTCGGAACAAAGGGAAAAAGGAATCATTGCTGGACCGGATGGCTGAAGCTTGGCGTACAGACCTCGTAGATGATGGTTTCTCGGAGGAAGAAGCATCTGAAGTTGTGCAGGAGAAACAGAAGAAAATCACACAAGCACCGTGCTTATTGTTAGTTTGCCTTACAATGGAGGACATGGATTCTTATTCTGATCCAGAGCGGCATTCAGCAGAATACATGATGGCTGTTCAAAGTACAGCCGCTGCAATTGAGAACTTCTTGCTAGCAGCCAAGGCGGAAGGCCTAGGTGGGTGCTGGCTCTGTGCGCCACTGTTCTCCAGAGAATTGGTCAAAAGAACCCTTAATCTGCCCGTTCAATTTGAACCTCAAGCGTTCATCATAATCGGCAAACCTGATGAGAATCCAGAACCCCCAAAGCGAAAATCTGTTGATGAGATTCTCCGTTTCGTTTGA